ACTCACCCCACCGCCTGCCCGCCCCCAGGGCGTCCCGGTGCTCTTCATGCGCTCCGACGGCGGCCTGACACCCATGCAGCACTTCAGCGGTGCCCGCGCCGTGCTGTCGGGGCCTGCGGGCGGTGTGGTGGGCTACGCCGTCACCACGTACCGGCACCAGGACGGGCAGCCCGTCATCGGCTTCGACATGGGGGgtgagtggggctgggggccgggtgcggggggcgcggggccggggctgagccGCGCTCCCCAGGCACCTCGACGGACGTGAGCCGCTACGCCGGGGAGTACGAGCACGTCTTCGAGGCCACCACGGCCGGCGTCAGCATCCAGGCACCGCAGCTCGACATCAACACGgtggcggccggggggggctccaTGCTGTTCTTcaggtggggatggggtggggtggggtgggatggggacgggatgaggtggggtggggtgggatgggatgggatggggatggggtggggtggggtggggacaggatggggatgggatggggtggggcGGGGTGGGGCGGGGcggggtgggatggggcagggtGGGATGGGATTGGGGGGTCCCCCTCCCCACGCCGCTGTCTCCCCCTCCAGGTCCGGGCTCTTTGTGGTCGGCCCCGAGTCAGCCGGTGCCCACCCCGGCCCCGCCTGCTACCGGAAGGGTGAGCGGGGGACACGGGGCAGTGGGGGCCATACCGTGGGGCCGCCCTcaccgtccccatccccatcccatcccctcaCGCAGGGGGGGCCGCCGACCGTCACCGACGCCAACCTGTGCCTGGGCCGCCTGCTGCCCGAGTTCTTCCCCCGCATCTTCGGGCCGGGCGAGGACCAGCCGCTGTGCCGCGAGGCCGCGCTGCGGGCGCTGCAGGGCCTGGCCGCCCGGGTGGGCGCCGGCGCGCCCGGCCAGCAGCCGATGTCGGTGGAGGAGGTGGCCATGGGCTTCATCCGCGTGGCCAACGAGGCCATGTGCCGGCCCATCCGCGCCCTGACGCAGGTGAGTGCCGTGCCGCAGGGGGGTCCCTCCATCTCCATTCCTGCTGGTGCCAAATCACCGttttctcccccaaaacagGCGCGAGGCCATGACACCTCCCGCCACGTGCTGGCCTGCTTTGGGGGCGCGGGGGGACAGCACGCCTGCGCCATCGCCCGTGCCCTGGGCATGAAGAAGGTTTTCATCCACAAGTACGCGGGGGGCTAGGACGGGGTCCCCCAGCCCGGTCTGGGGGTGCGGGGTGGGCGCTGAAGCTGCCGCCGGCGCTGGGTGCCCGCAGGTACAGCGGGGTGCTGTCGGCGTACGGGATGGCGCTGGCAGACGTGGTGCACGAGGCGCAGGTGCCGTGCGCCCTCCGCTACGAGCCAGCCGCCTTCGCCCAGCTGGACGAGCGCATCGCCGCGCTGGAGCAGGAGTGCCGGCAGGCGCTGGCAGCCCAGGGCTTCTCCAGGTGAGGGGTGGTCCCCAACGCGCCCCCACCATGTCGTGTGtcccccctcccagcccacTGACCCCTTCCCGGCCCCGCAGCGACCAGATCCGGACCGAGGCGTTCCTGCACCTGCGCTACGAGCGCACCGACTGCGCCCTGATGTGCTCGGCCAAGGGGCACCCCCCGACCCCCCGCTCCTGCCGTGCCGGGGACTTCGCCACCGCCTTCACCAGCCGGTGCGTCCCTACTGGCACCCCCAGTTCGGGGGGGGATCCCCCACCCGGCCACGCTCACCCCCTCCCCATGCCACAGGTACAGGACGGAGTTTGGCTTCACCATCCCCGACCGCGCCGTGGTGGTGGATGACGTGCGGGTGCGCGGCACCGGCAGCACCAGCATCAGCTGCGAGAGCCCGCTGGCACCCAGCGGGGAGCCGCCGCGTGTGGAGGCGGTGAGAGGGGGTGCGGGgtccggccccggccccccgtgGGGCTCTGGGTGAGGGGGGGCTCGGTGGGACTGGAGCTGCGCCGGCCCCGCAGGTGACGCGGTGCTACTTCGAGGAGGGGTACCTGGAGACGCCGGTgttcctgctggagcagctctcctgcgACCACTCTATCCCCGGCCCTGCCATCATCATCGACAAGAACAGGCAGGAGATGGGGGCTGGGGGGATCCCGGGGGGCTGGCGGGGACCCgggggaggtggcagggacccgggggaggtggcagggatcctggggagctgggggggacctgagggggctggggggatcTGAGATGGCCGGAGGGACATCAGGATGCTGGCAGGGACCTTGGAGAGCTGGTGGGGTCCCTGGAGAGCTGGTGGGGACCccagggtgctggaggagggtccccagagagcaggggagggggcCTGTGGAGCCGGTGGGACCCCAGGGTGCTGGTGGGACCCCAGGATGGGATTCTGCGTGGACCATGGGGACCCGGACGCCAGGGTTCCCTCCCTGTGGGGCCAAGGAGTGGAAGCgagccagccctgtccccattTTGGGCACGGCTCCGTGCTGCCCCTCACTGTGGGGCCAGGGCCAGCCCCCCACGccatccccccccccgcccccagcaccATCCTGGTGGAGCCGGGCTGCACCGCCAGCCTGACGGAGCTCGGCGACGTCTGCATCGCCGTGGGCTCGGGGCGGCCGAGCGCCGTGGGCACGCAGCTCGACCCCGTGCAGCTCTCCATCTTCTCCCACCGCTTCATGAGCATCGCAGGTGGGCACAGCCACTGGGGCGGGGGGCTCGTCCGGGGGGGGTAAAATGCATctggtggggacagggaggcGACAGCGGGGCTCGGGGACGGCTCCGGTgcagctggggggctgctgggggggctgctgggggcctGCGCCCCCCGCTCAGGGCCCTCCCGGCCCCTCGGTGCCCCCGCAGAGCAGATGGGCCGGATCCTGCAGCGCACGGCCATCTCCACCAACATCAAGGAGCGCCTGGACTTCTCCTGCGCCCTTTTTGGGCCGGACGGGGGGCTGGTGTCCAACGCCCCCCACATCCCCGTGCACCTGGGCGCCATGCAGGAGACCGTCCAGTTCCAGGTAAGGGGGTGCCTCGCGCTCCACCCCCCCCAGGCCCCTCCACAACCCccgtggggctgagcccccctgCCCACTGCCATCGCAGATCcgcaggctgggggacgacctgcgGGAGGGGGACGTGCTCCTGAGCAACCACCCCTGCGCCGGGGGCAGCCACCTGCCCGACCTGACCGTCATCACCCCCGTGAGTGCGGCACCCGGGGACACGCGGggtgggggcactggggggctCCCCAGGGGCACCCCACAGACACCCTGGAGGTGGCCCCATGGGCACCCCACGGACAGCCCCAGAACATCATGGAGATGGTGATGGGCCACCATGGACACCCCTTGGCCACCACAgggacaccctggggacaccccagggACACCCCGGGGACACCCTAGGGACGCACTGgggacaccctggggacaccctgGGCGCCAGGCTCAGCGCCAGCCCCTCCGCAGGTCTTCTGGCCCGGCGTCCCCAAGCCCGTCTTCTTCGTGGCCAGCCGCGGGCACCACGCGGACATCGGGGGCATCACGCCCGGCTCCATGCCCCCCCACTCCAAGGCGCTGCACGAGGAGGGGGCCGTCTTCGTCTCCTTCAAGCTGGTGAAGGACGGCGTCTTCCAGGAGGAAGGTGGGTGTCCGGCGGGgtgcggggacggggacgggcgCCATCGCCACCGCCCCACCACTGCTCACCCGTCCCCGCAGCGGTGACTGAGGCCCTGATGGCGCCGGGCCGCGTGGCGGGCTGCAGCGGGACCCGCAACCTGCAGGACAACCTCTCGGACCTGCGGGCGCAGGTGGCTGCCAACCAGAAGGGCATCCAGCTGGTGGCCGAGCTCATCGGCCTCTACGGCCTCGGCGTGGTGCAGGCGTACATGGGCCACATCCAGGTAGGgcccgcgccccctccccgcaccGCTGCTGCCACCCCGTTCCTGACGTTGTCCCCGTCCCCAGGCCAACGCGGAGCTGGCCGTGCGCGAGATGCTGAGGGGCTTCGCCGCCCGCTGGGGCGCAGCCGTGGAGGCTGAGGACCGCATGGACGACGGCTCCCCCATCCGGCTGCGGGTGCAGGTGGACCCCCAGGAGGTGCGCACAGggtggcggggccgggaggcAGCGTCCCCCCGCGTCCCACTGTGTCCTGCCACGTCCCACCCCGTGTCCcccaccccatgtcccccaCCCCGTGTCCCCCACCCTGTCCGTGCAGGGCAGCGCCGTGTTCGATTTCTCGGGCTCCGGGCACGAGGTGTACGGGAACTGCAACGCGCCCCGCGCCATCACGCTCTCGGCCCTCATCTACTGCCTGCGCTGCATGGTGGGGCAGGACATCCCGCTCAACCAGGTGGGCACCGCGGCCAGCACCGGGACCCCCGGCGTGGGGACACCCAGTCACATAGGGACCCCCAAGCACCAGGACCCCCGGCGTGGGGACACCCGGTCACATAGGGACTCCCGTCTTGGGGATACCTGGTCACATTGGGACCCCTGAGCACATAGGGACCCCTGGGCACCGGGACCACTGGGCTGcccacaggagcagggcagagccctgggggatGAGGGACATTTGGGTAGGGGGTCCTGGGACCTTGTTTCTTGGGGCAGGGGCTTTTGGGGGCCCCGCTCTGCAGGCAGGTGGAGCCATGGGACTGGGTGTTCACCCCCAGCTGtgtctctccccttccccaaccccccccccagggctgcctggcCCCCGTGCACGTCGTCATCCCCAAGGGCTCCATCCTGGACCCCTCGCCCGATGCCGCCGTGGTGGGGGGCAACGTGCTGACCTCGCAGCGGGTGGTGGACGTCATCTTCAAGGCTTTCGGGGTCTGCGCTGCCTCCCAGGTAGGGcaggggccggggagggggcgcggggccaGACCcggcagctgggggggggggggggggtgtgccCCTTCCCATGGCAcctctccccagggctgcatGAACAACGTCACCTTCGGGAACGAACGCGTGGGCTACTACGAGACGGtggcggggggcgcgggggctgGTCCCCGCTGGCACGGCCGCAGCGGGGTGCACACGCACATGACCAACACGCGCATCACCGACCCCGAGGTCCTGGAGCAGCGGTGGgtgcagggccggggggggggggccgcgctCGGTCCTGCGCCGCCTGACCACGCGCCCCCCCAGGTACCCCGTGGTCCTGCAGCGCTTCGAGCTGCGCTGCGGCTCGGGGGGTGCCGGGCGCTTCCGGGGGGGCGACGGCGTGTGCCGGGAGCTGCTCTTCCGCCAGGACATGGTGCTGTCGGTGCTGAGCGAGCGCCGCGCCATCCAGCCCTACGGCCTGCGAGGTGAGCCCTGCGCCCCACGGCGTGCCCCACGGCGTGCCCCACGGCGTGCCCCACGGTGTGCCCCACGGCGCCCCGCTCACCCCCTTGTCCCCGGCAGGCGGCAGCCCCGGCGCCCTGGGCCTCAACCTGCTGCTGCGCCGCGACGGGCGAGCCATCAACCTGGGCGCCAAGACATCGGTGCCGGTGCAGCCGGGGGTGAGATGCGTGTGCCCCCCCAGGCCCTTGTGCCCCTTGTccgtcccctccctcccatGACCGcctgcctcctctcccttccGCAGGACGTCTTCTGCCTGCAGACCCCCGGTGGGGGTGGCTTCGGGCCCCCTGGGGGTGCCGGGGACGCCGAGGATGGTGCGGAGCCGCCGGCTCCCCGGAGCTTTGCGGAGCGCGGGAGCCTCTTCGAGTACCGGCGGGCGCAGGAGGCCGTGTGAGGGCCCTGGGCCCCGAGCCGGGGGccgtggggcagccccagcctcagctACGCGTGCCCCATGGGGCAGCCCCCACCCTAGGTAGGCAGACCCCGTGGGGCAGCCCCAAGGCCAGGTACGCTCACCccgtggggcagccccagcccctggtaCACCCCCGCcgaggagcagcccccagccccacacacgcacaccccggggggcagccccccgggaCCAGGTACGCACAGTCCGAGggcagccccgtgtccccacgtACGCACAccccggggggcagccccccaTCCCCATACGCACACtccctggggcagcccccccgGTCCCAGCTCTGCACACTCCCAGGGGCGTCCCCTGGCCTCTGCCCCCCACTCCAAGGCAGAGGGGACCGGAGGGTCCCCCCGCTGCGGGGCAAGGCTCAGGATCCCGCTGTGGGGCAGCCTCTCCCCCCGTGTCCCTCCACACCGCCTCCGTGCCCCCACGCTTGCGCCTcaccgccccccgg
The genomic region above belongs to Cygnus atratus isolate AKBS03 ecotype Queensland, Australia unplaced genomic scaffold, CAtr_DNAZoo_HiC_assembly HiC_scaffold_53, whole genome shotgun sequence and contains:
- the OPLAH gene encoding 5-oxoprolinase, with the translated sequence MAAPVPAGFQFAIDRGGTFTDVFARCPGGRVRVLKLLSEDPSYGDAPTEGIRRVLQEESGVPVPRERPLDTSRIEWIRMGTTVATNALLERRGERVALLVTRGFRDLLHIGTQARPRIFDLEAAMPAALYEEVIEVDERLIPQQPGCRLPGSEALPRLAGCTGDTLLLWRPLDLTALRRELERVLARGIRSLAVLLLHSYAWPGHEEQVGALARELGFQHVSLSSAVTAMARAVPRGHTACADAYLTPCIRRYLDGFCAGFAERLQGVPVLFMRSDGGLTPMQHFSGARAVLSGPAGGVVGYAVTTYRHQDGQPVIGFDMGGTSTDVSRYAGEYEHVFEATTAGVSIQAPQLDINTVAAGGGSMLFFRSGLFVVGPESAGAHPGPACYRKGGPPTVTDANLCLGRLLPEFFPRIFGPGEDQPLCREAALRALQGLAARVGAGAPGQQPMSVEEVAMGFIRVANEAMCRPIRALTQARGHDTSRHVLACFGGAGGQHACAIARALGMKKVFIHKYSGVLSAYGMALADVVHEAQVPCALRYEPAAFAQLDERIAALEQECRQALAAQGFSSDQIRTEAFLHLRYERTDCALMCSAKGHPPTPRSCRAGDFATAFTSRYRTEFGFTIPDRAVVVDDVRVRGTGSTSISCESPLAPSGEPPRVEAVTRCYFEEGYLETPVFLLEQLSCDHSIPGPAIIIDKNSTILVEPGCTASLTELGDVCIAVGSGRPSAVGTQLDPVQLSIFSHRFMSIAEQMGRILQRTAISTNIKERLDFSCALFGPDGGLVSNAPHIPVHLGAMQETVQFQIRRLGDDLREGDVLLSNHPCAGGSHLPDLTVITPVFWPGVPKPVFFVASRGHHADIGGITPGSMPPHSKALHEEGAVFVSFKLVKDGVFQEEAVTEALMAPGRVAGCSGTRNLQDNLSDLRAQVAANQKGIQLVAELIGLYGLGVVQAYMGHIQANAELAVREMLRGFAARWGAAVEAEDRMDDGSPIRLRVQVDPQEGSAVFDFSGSGHEVYGNCNAPRAITLSALIYCLRCMVGQDIPLNQGCLAPVHVVIPKGSILDPSPDAAVVGGNVLTSQRVVDVIFKAFGVCAASQGCMNNVTFGNERVGYYETVAGGAGAGPRWHGRSGVHTHMTNTRITDPEVLEQRYPVVLQRFELRCGSGGAGRFRGGDGVCRELLFRQDMVLSVLSERRAIQPYGLRGGSPGALGLNLLLRRDGRAINLGAKTSVPVQPGDVFCLQTPGGGGFGPPGGAGDAEDGAEPPAPRSFAERGSLFEYRRAQEAV